From a single Sinorhizobium sp. RAC02 genomic region:
- a CDS encoding glycerate kinase, with translation MIEDARAFLASLFNAAVEAADPVAAIRTHLPERPKGRTVVIGAGKAASQMAAALESLWDGPLEGTVVAQHGPVAACQQIEVLQAAHPVPDEAGIAASARLFALLRDLTEDDLVIALVSGGGSALLPAPAGMLTLADEIAVNRALLASGAPISAMNVVRKHVSRIKGGRLAHAAHPARVVSLIISDIPGDNPAHVASGPTIPDTSTPQDALAIVQQYRMTLPAAVMEHLASPEAAAAGPDDPIFARHEHHVIASARVSLEAAAATAKAAGITPVILSDSIEGEARDIGLMHAALAREARHHGRPFATPVVILSGGETTVTIRDEGYGKGGRNTEFLLSFAHAIDGLPNVQALAADTDGRDGSEHNAGAFADGESILRMRAAGIEPRTHLMGHDAYSAFDSIGDIFDTGPTGTNVNDFRAILIR, from the coding sequence ATGATCGAAGACGCCCGCGCCTTCCTCGCCTCGCTGTTCAACGCTGCCGTCGAGGCTGCCGACCCTGTTGCCGCGATCCGTACGCACCTGCCGGAAAGGCCGAAGGGGCGCACCGTGGTCATCGGCGCCGGCAAGGCGGCAAGCCAGATGGCGGCTGCGCTGGAAAGCCTGTGGGATGGCCCGCTGGAAGGCACCGTCGTCGCGCAGCACGGCCCGGTGGCGGCGTGCCAGCAAATCGAAGTCTTGCAGGCCGCCCACCCCGTTCCCGACGAGGCCGGCATCGCCGCCTCGGCCCGGCTGTTTGCCCTCCTGCGCGATCTGACGGAAGACGACCTCGTCATCGCGCTTGTCTCCGGTGGCGGCTCGGCGCTGCTGCCGGCCCCGGCAGGCATGCTGACGCTGGCCGACGAGATCGCCGTCAACAGGGCGCTGCTCGCCTCCGGCGCGCCGATCTCGGCCATGAACGTCGTGCGCAAGCACGTCTCGCGCATCAAGGGCGGGCGGTTGGCGCATGCGGCCCATCCAGCCCGGGTGGTGAGCCTCATCATTTCGGACATTCCCGGCGACAACCCCGCCCATGTCGCGTCCGGCCCGACGATCCCCGACACCTCGACGCCGCAGGACGCGCTGGCGATCGTCCAGCAATATCGCATGACGCTGCCCGCGGCGGTGATGGAGCATCTCGCATCGCCCGAGGCCGCTGCGGCAGGGCCGGACGACCCCATCTTCGCCCGGCACGAGCACCATGTCATCGCCTCCGCGCGTGTCTCGCTGGAGGCCGCGGCAGCGACGGCGAAAGCAGCGGGCATCACGCCGGTCATCCTGTCGGATTCGATCGAAGGCGAGGCGCGGGATATCGGGCTAATGCATGCCGCCCTCGCCCGCGAAGCGCGCCATCACGGAAGGCCCTTCGCCACCCCCGTCGTCATCCTCTCCGGTGGCGAGACGACGGTGACGATCCGCGACGAAGGGTATGGCAAGGGCGGGCGCAACACGGAGTTCCTGCTCTCCTTCGCCCATGCCATCGACGGTCTACCGAACGTGCAGGCGCTCGCCGCCGACACGGACGGTCGCGACGGCTCGGAGCACAATGCCGGGGCCTTTGCCGATGGTGAAAGTATCCTGCGCATGCGCGCCGCCGGCATCGAGCCCAGAACGCACCTGATGGGCCACGACGCCTACAGCGCCTTCGATTCTATAGGTGATATCTTCGATACCGGCCCGACGGGCACCAACGTCAACGACTTTCGGGCGATCCTGATCCGCTAA
- a CDS encoding Dabb family protein — MIRHCVFIHFKPTISAHYKAELFNEIDALKSRLPGMLAVHIGTNVSPEEGMDKGFGDGFIVDFADSFARDAYLEDPEHKQTGGRLVAAAEGGIAGILVYDLETDD; from the coding sequence ATGATCCGCCATTGTGTCTTCATCCACTTCAAGCCGACCATTTCCGCCCACTACAAGGCCGAACTGTTCAACGAGATCGACGCGCTGAAGAGCCGTCTCCCGGGCATGCTCGCCGTGCATATCGGCACCAATGTCAGCCCGGAAGAGGGCATGGACAAGGGGTTTGGCGACGGCTTCATCGTCGATTTCGCGGACAGTTTTGCCCGCGACGCCTATCTGGAAGATCCCGAGCACAAGCAGACCGGTGGGCGTCTGGTCGCAGCCGCAGAAGGCGGCATCGCGGGCATTCTCGTCTACGACCTCGAAACCGACGACTGA